From the Solibacillus sp. FSL R5-0449 genome, one window contains:
- a CDS encoding class I SAM-dependent methyltransferase yields the protein MSEHYYSNKPQTESKPRQWKFTLLGNTFTFETDTGVFSKSEVDFGSRVLIDVFEMPKIDGVLLDVGCGYGPIGLSIAKNNPDREVYMMDINSRAVSLSQKNAQLNGVQNVRIFESDGLAAVEPGTKVAAVLTNPPIRAGKETIFKFYDGAYELLAENGELWIVIQKKQGAPSTMSHLEGMFSEVDVVEKKKGYWIIRAKK from the coding sequence ATGTCTGAACATTATTATTCAAATAAGCCTCAAACTGAGAGTAAACCACGCCAATGGAAATTCACTTTATTAGGCAATACATTTACGTTTGAAACGGATACGGGTGTATTCAGTAAAAGCGAAGTAGATTTTGGTTCCCGTGTACTAATCGATGTGTTTGAAATGCCTAAAATTGATGGTGTTTTGCTTGATGTAGGTTGTGGCTATGGACCGATCGGATTATCGATTGCAAAAAACAACCCTGATCGTGAAGTGTACATGATGGATATTAATTCACGAGCAGTTAGTTTGTCTCAAAAAAATGCCCAGCTTAACGGGGTTCAAAATGTACGTATTTTTGAAAGCGATGGATTAGCCGCTGTAGAACCTGGAACAAAAGTAGCCGCAGTATTAACAAACCCTCCAATTCGTGCTGGTAAAGAAACGATTTTCAAGTTTTATGACGGTGCATACGAATTGTTGGCGGAAAATGGTGAGCTGTGGATTGTCATTCAGAAGAAGCAAGGCGCTCCATCAACTATGAGTCATTTAGAAGGAATGTTTTCAGAAGTAGATGTCGTTGAGAAGAAAAAAGGATACTGGATTATTCGAGCAAAAAAATAA